Below is a genomic region from Streptomyces sp. RPA4-2.
GAGCCCCGCGGTCTGGAGGACCCGTCCCACCGCGTCGAGGATCTGAAGGCCGCCGTCTCCTTCCTCACCACACGCGGCGAGGTCGACACCGAACGTATCGGTGCTCTTGGCATCTGCGCCTCCGGCGGCTACGTACTCCCCGCCGCCGCGAGTGATCACCGCATCAAGGCCGTCGGGACGGTCAGCGCCGTCGACATAGCCCGCCAGTTCCGCCTGGGCGCCGACGGAGCCCAGCATCCGGCCGTGTTCCAGGGCATGCTCGACACGGCCGCACGGGCACGCACCACCGAGGCCCGCGGTGAGGAGCCGCCCGTCCTGGCCCTCTTCCCCGACACCGCCGAACAAGCCCGGACGCTCGGCGGAGAACACGGCGCCGAGGGTTTCGAGTACTACCGCACCCCTCGAGCCCGGCATGTCCGCTCCGCGAGCTTCCTCACCTGGTCGAGCATCGACCGGATGGCCGCGTTCGATGCCTTCGCCCCGGTGCCGCTGATCGGCCGACGTCCCCTGCTCATGATCGTCGGCACCCGCGCCGTCACCGCGTGGATGAGCGTCGAAGCGTTCCAGCGGGCTACCGGGCCCAAG
It encodes:
- a CDS encoding alpha/beta hydrolase, whose translation is MAKTTVAFDSAGIPLVGDHYTPDSPAESPRPAIVVGHPGSGVKEQTAGLYAQRLAEKGFVTIAFDAAYQGESGGEPRGLEDPSHRVEDLKAAVSFLTTRGEVDTERIGALGICASGGYVLPAAASDHRIKAVGTVSAVDIARQFRLGADGAQHPAVFQGMLDTAARARTTEARGEEPPVLALFPDTAEQARTLGGEHGAEGFEYYRTPRARHVRSASFLTWSSIDRMAAFDAFAPVPLIGRRPLLMIVGTRAVTAWMSVEAFQRATGPKEIHWIDGAGHVDLYDRKQYVDPAVDKLADFFADSLSRAA